A single region of the Marmota flaviventris isolate mMarFla1 chromosome 10, mMarFla1.hap1, whole genome shotgun sequence genome encodes:
- the Iqcc gene encoding LOW QUALITY PROTEIN: IQ domain-containing protein C (The sequence of the model RefSeq protein was modified relative to this genomic sequence to represent the inferred CDS: inserted 3 bases in 2 codons; substituted 2 bases at 2 genomic stop codons) — protein sequence METELLLRKVSALQACVRGFLVRRQFQSLRAEYEAIVQEIEGDLGTLQWTAGRIPRPLFLPEKAKSQLSWKAGKRIPSPEKKLCSHFPYKESVKEALWEEMVLKKSGESSINPGRLPCRDDNLWLQVEQSRKSSQEETNTSRMKNSEATGPGPSHSQHEIQELQYHRSHLAMELLWIQQAINSRKEYLILKQTLRSPEAGQTTDEPSMCTDHGGLACEKAWSQPNPLLKDQFCRERTAGELDHADDSCQKGKSQLLKYPESLATVDKITAGAKGRELCYRRVGPQLPTPSDSQAGRDRFTKGQNHEGQSFKGACLQQTKFLEDQILRGLKPRSPSSGKARRQLPALXEDPDIENKSPRDQTTKKTXLPNSRPQAMTSPRTTHIICYGTMAGPKHGALYFRRIQMSKGQGPXGRSSIVGTSNKPSHEGWKSXRTVLWSSRTPETLSSTRLDQKGEDQWRDRLWKAGPPS from the exons ATGGAGACCGAATTGTTACTTCGGAAAGTGTCGGCCTTGCAG GCCTGTGTCAGGGGCTTCTTGGTTCGACGCCAGTTCCAGAGCCTGCGAGCTGAGTATGAGGCAATTGTACAAGAAATAGAAGGCGACTTGGGCACGCTTCAGTGGACTGCCGGCAGAATTCCCAGGCCTCTGTTTCTCCCAGAG AAGGCAAAATCTCAACTCTCCTGGAAAGCAGGAAAGAGGATACCAAGTCCAGAGAAGAAACTATGCAGCCACTTTCCATATAAAGAGTCTGTGAAAGAGGCCCTCTGGGAGGAGATGGTGCTGAAGAAGTCAGGAGAGAGTTCAATAAACCCAGGAAGACTTCCCTGCAGAGATGACAACCTCTGGCTTCAGGTTGAGCAGAGCAGGAAATCCAGCCAAGAGGAAACAAATACATCAAGGATGAAGAACTCAG AAGCCACAGGTCCAGGACCATCCCATAGCCAGCATGAGATCCAAGAGCTCCAGTATCACCGCAGCCATTTGGCCATGGAACTGCTGTGGATACAACAGGCCATCAACAGTCGCAAGGAG TACCTAATTCTCAAACAAACACTGAGATCCCCAGAAGCAGGCCAGACCACAGATGAGCCCAGCATGTGCACAGACCATGGGGGACTGGCCTGTGAGAAAGCCTGGTCACAACCAAACCCACTGCTGAAGGACCAGTTCTGCAGAGAGAGGACTGCTGGAGAGCTGGACCATGCAGATGATTCCTGCCAAAAAGGCAAATCACAACTCCTTAAGTACCCAGAAAGTCTGGCCACTGTAGACAAAATCACTGCTGGGGCTAAGGGCAGGGAATTGTGCTATAGGAGGGTTGGACCACAGCTGCCTACGCCATCAGACAGCCAGGCTGGAAGGGACAGGTTCACCAAAGGACAAAACCATGAAGGACAGAGCTTTAAAGGGGCCTGCCTACAGCAGACAAAATTCCTAGAGGACCAGATCCTGAGGGGCCTCAAACCTAGAAGCCCCAGTTCTGGGAAGGCCAGAAGACAGCTGCCCGCATT TGAGGACCCAGATATTGAGAACAAGTCTCCCAGAGACCAAACCACAAAAAAAACTTGACTACCAAACAGCAGGCCACAAGCTATGACCTCTCCAAGGACCACACACATCATTTGTTATGGGACCATGGCAGGACCAAAGCATGGTGCCCTATATTTCAGGAGGATTCAAATGTCAAAGGGCCAGGGCC ATGGCAGAAGTTCCATAGTTGGAACCTCCAATAAGCCTAGTCATGAAGGCTGGAAAAGCTAGAGGACTGTACTGTGGAGCTCAAGGACACCTGAGACCCTATCTTCCACAAGATTAGACCAGAAAGGAGAGGACCAGTGGAGGGACAGGCTATGGAAGGCAGGACCACCGAGCTAG